In Bactrocera neohumeralis isolate Rockhampton chromosome 5, APGP_CSIRO_Bneo_wtdbg2-racon-allhic-juicebox.fasta_v2, whole genome shotgun sequence, the genomic window CATTTCAAACAAACGCAAAGTACCGTTTACGTTGTAAAAGGCAGTAACGACTGCCCACTCCGCCTTACAGTGAGTACtggtattaaattaatttgtagtGGTCAATATGCAAGTATTGAATCGTTAACTCAATTCAAAAATCTGCATGAGGGCTATGTTCGTATAGTGTTGCTCATTTCAAAAGAAGCTTGTGAAACAACAACTCCATTGGAGAACGACAACACTAATTTTGAAAGTGATAGTGACAGCGATGCGCCATGTACATCTCAATGGGCACTAAATCGCGAACAGCGACGTAAACAACGTCAGCTACGTAACTCGCATTTATTGCAAAGGCAGCAGCAACTATTCCATAGGGTGGAGGCAATCCGTGATTTCCGGTATAGTCCTGAATCGATCGAATACACTATTGATGCAGGtgcaaagaaaaaaagtagTGTTTACGAATTCCAGGTGAAATTTCAAACGAACATCGATTACATCTTGCGTCAGCCCGAAATATCCCGTGGCGGATTTACCGGAAATTGGATGGAGTTTATAGCAACAAAATTGAATGGTGCTATGAATCGAGAGTAAGTATATGATTACTTCCAGGTGATGCATGCAGCTGTTATAAAGTTTTGCTTATCATTGTAAGGGAagaaatttcaaagttatttggttattttgtgcaactatttttaaaaaatcgttacAATGAGTGCGATTTATTGCCCAAATTAACTACCTGCTGCATTATTGGACACACCGCCTTAGATGTTATGATTGCGGACGACGCCCTAAGGATTTTCAATGATGTACGCATTACTTTTGAGTTTATTACATGTATGGAATATACAGTATGGTTTCTAATCCCATACAAAGGGCGTTATGTATCAGTGCAAGAAGTggtaatatttcttttattattcagtatataTAATAGTAACGGGTTCTTATTCTATGTTAGAGTGTTgaaaactttcaatttaaaaacgtatatacatgcataaaactaaaaacaatgAATCAAAATCTGTGCAGAGAATATATATGGTCAGACGCAGATCACGCAATCCAAGATCTCTTATTTATCGCATTCCAGTTGGTCATGTGTTTTCACCTCAAGCGGGGTGTTGTCTACTTACAAGAAGAATTGAAGAATGTAAGtgctaacattttatttttttgtagctCAAATGTCTTTAATAATTTATGGTTTAGGTTAAAGATTATCAGACAATGCAATTCGTAGTAACGGCTTATTTACAGGAAATTGAAAATGATCAAAAGGTATGATATTCACATTTTGCATTtatagataaatattttatgtatacaattatttatttttataaataggtttggccacaaaaatattatttacaacaaattttaaaagcttgTAATAAAATGCGCATAACTGCTATTATTGACTATCCTGGCGGCTTGCCAGTTACGCCCGTATCTGGAAATTTAATCAAATGCTACAAAGATGAATGTAGCGATAGATGGAAATTAAAAGTGGAGGAACGCGAGAGTTCCTGTAGCAGTGAGCAATTCATAAGAGAATTGCAAGCAGGCTTACAAAGTTACTCATTTTCATAAGTTgtgaatcaaaatatttataaaaa contains:
- the LOC126759272 gene encoding protein ORD, coding for MFFEEIEISNILNCAHVKLHFKQTQSTVYVVKGSNDCPLRLTVSTGIKLICSGQYASIESLTQFKNLHEGYVRIVLLISKEACETTTPLENDNTNFESDSDSDAPCTSQWALNREQRRKQRQLRNSHLLQRQQQLFHRVEAIRDFRYSPESIEYTIDAGAKKKSSVYEFQVKFQTNIDYILRQPEISRGGFTGNWMEFIATKLNGAMNREEEISKLFGYFVQLFLKNRYNECDLLPKLTTCCIIGHTALDVMIADDALRIFNDVRITFEFITCMEYTVWFLIPYKGRYVSVQEVSVENFQFKNVYTCIKLKTMNQNLCREYIWSDADHAIQDLLFIAFQLVMCFHLKRGVVYLQEELKNVKDYQTMQFVVTAYLQEIENDQKVWPQKYYLQQILKACNKMRITAIIDYPGGLPVTPVSGNLIKCYKDECSDRWKLKVEERESSCSSEQFIRELQAGLQSYSFS